A DNA window from Mauremys mutica isolate MM-2020 ecotype Southern unplaced genomic scaffold, ASM2049712v1 001382F_np12_obj, whole genome shotgun sequence contains the following coding sequences:
- the LOC123358080 gene encoding maestro heat-like repeat-containing protein family member 7, whose translation MAKLLRRFRRKALQVAPEPSGRSGHLPKGQSHLSVPAGGEAAPMQARRRKFPAFWRTRPAPGAGAELGEAPTKPRCSWLRMRFCGQDPAQEGRRAGRLWGLLCGQQRPQEPSPHSQQGASPCPGSEDLSAPSDQEVEDPSTSTIGSARDSSSAWGSSSSDASGRCCVVPGTPTDSAAEEWLEMTTEEAALNVIGEQLQGRDKDEGQQLRFLRAIYPACLAAQDRGQDTLEPHCCKAAVVERIVELIEELPKDSPPSAILASCLAAVGNLSTMKPALEPELESRLLRAALGSVFTLGTETDATDIQAPHKVMPELLDAVLGNLLAESPDADRLHFILEHVNRWIVSRVPQERARAIKSSTALLRFAVTLPEFDISAEFPRLGQHVAQLALFVSYPDEDISQQAMEGTYRLYQLLLEQRGLSIHEVEDLWCHDWYSDSRLLGYKNTARVGEVFGKFFSAGQRKCFLKTAVPAIYAPLLGISQAGLLLTYAILGEAEQLLGYTLEDITAKLMGQLRSIRQLHQVPEVLQGLGLP comes from the exons ATGGCCAAGCTCCTGCGCAGGTTCAGGAggaaggctctgcaggtggcccCAGAGCCTTCGGGAAGGAGCGGCCATCTTCCCAAGGGGCAGAGCCACCTCTCCGTCCCCGCTGGCGGGGAAGCAGCTCCCATGCAGGCCAGAAGGCGGAAGTTCCCAGCCTTCTGGAGAACAAGGCCAGCTCCCGGCGCAGGCGCCGAGCTGGGAGAGGCCCCGACCAagcccaggtgcagctggctcaGGATGAGGTTTTGCGgacaggacccagcccaggaggggcgccgggcagggaggctctggggccTGTTATGTGGGCAGCagcggccccaggagcccagccctcattcccagcagggggcatcgCCCTGCCCGGGCTCTGAAGATCTTTCAGCCCCCTCAGACCAGGAGGTGGAAGATCCCAGCACCAGCACCATCGGCTCAGCACGGGACAGCAGCagtgcctggggctccagcagcagcgacgcctctggacgCTGCTGCGttgttccag GGACCCCCACGGATTCAGCGGCGGAGGAATGGCTGGAGATGACCACAGAGGAAGCTGCTCTCAATGTCATCGgagagcagctccagggcagagacaag GATgaggggcagcagctcaggttcCTGCGGGCCATCTACCCCGCGTGTCTTGCTGCACAGGACAGAGGGCAGGACACGCTGGAGCCGCACTGCTGCAAGGCGGCTGTGGTGGAGAGGATTGTG GAGCTCATTGAGGAGCTTCCTAAAGACTCTCCACCCAGCGCCATCCTCGCCAGCTGCCTGGCTGCTGTGGGCAACCTCAG cacCATGAAACCAGCTCTTGAGCCTGAGCTAGAGTCCCGCCTCTTGCGAGCTGCCCTTGGCTCGGTCTTCACCCTGGGCACGGAGACGGACGCCACCGACATCCAG GCTCCGCACAAAGTCATGCCAGAGCTCCTGGATGCCGTGCTGGGGAACCTGCTGGCAGAGTCCCCAGACGCAGACAGGCTCCACTTCATCTTGGAG catGTCAACCGCTGGATCGTGTCCAGGGtgccccaggagagagccagggccattaAGAGCAGCACGGCCCTGCTGAGATTTGCAGTCACCCTCCCCGagtttgac ATCTCAGCAGAGTTCCCTAGGCTGGGTCAGCACGTGGCCCAGCTGGCTCTGTTTGTGAGTTACCCAGACGAGGACATCAGCCAGCAGGCCATGGAGGGGACTTACCGGCTGTACCAGCTGCTGCTCGAACAGAGGG ggcTGAGCATACACGAGGTGGAGGATCTGTGGTGCCACGACTGGTACTCAGACAGCAGGCTCCTGGGCTATAAAAACacagccagggtgggggag gtctttggaAAATTCTTCTCTGCGGGGCAGAGGAAATGCTTCCTCAAGACAGCCGTGCCAGCGATCTACGCCCCCCTGCTGGgcattagccaggctgggcttcTCCTCACGTACGCCATCCTGGGGGAAGCCGAGCAACTGCTGGGGTACACG ctggaggacatCACCGCCAAGCTGATGGGTCAGCTCCGCAGCATCCGGCAGCTGCACCAGGTGCCTGAGGTGCTGCAAGGGCTGGGCCTCCCCTGA